A window from Salvia miltiorrhiza cultivar Shanhuang (shh) chromosome 2, IMPLAD_Smil_shh, whole genome shotgun sequence encodes these proteins:
- the LOC131013500 gene encoding senescence-specific cysteine protease SAG39-like produces MASITTWKLLLAAIAVLGFWASLATARTAPDAAMIERHQKWMVKNGRVYKDDAEKAMRFNIFKENVEYIDSFNEAAARPYKLAVNKFADLRNDEFQASRNGYRMGSYPKPSKVSSFRYENVSAAPASIDWRKKGAVTAVKDQGQCGCCWAFSAVAATEGINQLTTGKLVSLSEQQLVDCDTTQDQGCNGGLMDDAFQYIISNKGLTTESNYPYQGVDGTCNSKKESSDAAKITGYEDVPANSESALLKAVVNQPVSVAIDASGSDFQFYSSGVFTGECGTELDHGVTAVGYGATSDGTKYWLVKNSWGTSWGDEGYIMMQRDIGAAEGICGIAMEASYPTA; encoded by the exons ATGGCATCGATAACTACTTGGAAGCTGCTTCTGGCTGCAATTGCAGTGCTAGGCTTCTGGGCTTCTCTAGCAACAGCAAGAACAGCACCTGATGCAGCCATGATCGAGAGGCATCAGAAATGGATGGTGAAAAATGGCCGTGTATACAAAGATGATGCTGAGAAGGCCATGCGATTCAACATTTTCAAGGAGAACGTCGAGTATATCGATTCGTTTAATGAAGCTGCTGCTCGGCCTTACAAACTCGCTGTCAACAAATTTGCTGATTTGAGGAATGATGAATTTCAGGCGTCTAGAAATGGATACAGGATGGGATCTTACCCTAAGCCGTCTAAGGTTTCGTCGTTTAGGTATGAAAATGTGAGTGCAGCTCCAGCCAGCATTGATTGGAGAAAGAAGGGAGCTGTTACTGCTGTCAAGGATCAAGGCCAATGTg GATGCTGTTGGGCGTTTTCAGCAGTTGCAGCCACGGAAGGAATCAACCAACTCACAACAGGCAAACTTGTTTCTTTATCTGAACAACAACTTGTGGATTGTGACACAACTCAAGATCAGGGCTGCAATGGTGGCCTTATGGATGATGCCTTTCAGTATATTATTAGCAACAAAGGCCTCACAACTGAATCCAACTACCCCTACCAAGGAGTTGATGGCACCTGCAACTCCAAGAAGGAATCATCTGACGCAGCCAAGATCACAGGGTACGAGGATGTCCCAGCCAACAGCGAATCAGCACTGCTTAAAGCAGTGGTGAATCAACCAGTATCAGTAGCCATTGATGCAAGTGGATCAGACTTCCAGTTCTACTCGAGTGGAGTATTCACTGGAGAGTGTGGGACCGAACTAGACCATGGCGTGACTGCAGTTGGGTATGGGGCTACCAGTGATGGAACCAAGTATTGGCTGGTGAAGAACTCGTGGGGAACAAGCTGGGGAGATGAGGGATATATCATGATGCAGAGGGATATTGGAGCTGCAGAAGGGATATGTGGCATCGCCATGGAAGCTTCTTATCCAACTGCTTAA
- the LOC131008481 gene encoding probable leucine-rich repeat receptor-like protein kinase At1g35710 has translation MGLASSIPPQLGDLSFLVSLDLRRNNFSGTLPIASPEIYFCESVLPQELGKLQNLVEINVGWNEITGELPLNIFNISSSLVLDLWRNELHGNLSGDVGNLTMLTDLVLSENSFTGVIPREIGQRLYPLELVILGPNMFTGSILPEVFNISTLILLSFSVNGLSGNNLTIESSSELNHHLQKIKGRISVETGNLTNLITLSLDNNDLTGNIPLTLKHLFKLQGLYLGNSYIKGSIPHGLCDLHSLSELLEGPIPVSIGSMIDLETLDFSRNNLSGSVPKSL, from the exons ATGGGGCTTGCCAGCAGCATTCCACCACAACTAGGAGACCTCTCCTTCCTTGTCTCACTCGACCTCAGACGCAACAATTTCAGCGGCACTTTGCCTATTGCGTCGCCTGAAATTTATTTCTGCGAGA GTGTTCTACCACAGGAACTTGGCAAACTTCAAAACCTGGTTGAGATCAATGTTGGATGGAATGAGATTACGGGGGAATTGCCCCTCAATATCTTCAATATCTCTTCTTCGCTAGTTCTAGACCTCTGGAGAAATGAACTCCATGGAAACCTCTCAGGAGATGTCGGGAATCTTACAATGCTAACGGACTTGGTTCTCTCTGAAAACAGTTTCACAG GTGTTATACCGAGAGAAATTGGCCAACGTCTTTACCCATTGGAGCTAGTTATATTAGGGCCCAATATGTTCACTGGTTCAATTCTACCTGAGGTATTTAATATCTCAACGCTTattcttctttcattttcaGTGAATGGTTTGTCAG GCAACAATCTAACAATTGAATCATCATCTGAATTGAATCATCATCTTCAGAA AATAAAGGGTAGAATTTCTGTTGAAACAGGCAATTTGACAAACTTGATAACACTTTCTTTAGACAACAATGACCTGACAGGCAATATTCCACTTACTTTGAAGCATTTGTTCAAGCTACAAGGATTATATCTTGGAAACAGCTACATTAAAGGTTCCATTCCACATGGCCTATGTGATTTGCACAGCTTGTCTGAATT ACTTGAAGGTCCAATCCCAGTGTCCATTGGGAGCATGATCGATTTGGAAACTTTGGACTTCTCCCGCAATAACCTCTCTGGTTCAGTGCCAAAATCTTTGTAG
- the LOC131013501 gene encoding senescence-specific cysteine protease SAG39-like, translated as MASITTWKLLLAAMAVLGFWASLAAARTAPDASMIERHEKWMVENGRVYKDDAAKAMRFNIFKENVDYIESFNEAAARPYKLAVNKFADLRNDEFKASRNGYRMGSLPKSSSSKVSSFRYENVSAAPASIDWRKKGAVTAVKDQGQCGCCWAFSAVAATEGINQLTTGKLVSLSEQQLVDCDTTQDQGCNGGLMDDAFQYIISNKGLTTESNYPYQGVDGTCNSKKESSDAAKITGYEDVPANSESALLKAVVNQPVSVAIDASGSDFQFYSSGVFTGECGTELDHGVTAVGYGATSDGTKYWLVKNSWGTSWGDEGYIMMQRDIGAAEGICGIAMEASYPTA; from the exons atggcTTCGATAACTACTTGGAAGCTGCTTCTGGCTGCAATGGCAGTGCTAGGCTTCTGGGCTTCTCTAGCCGCAGCAAGAACAGCACCTGATGCATCGATGATCGAGAGGCATGAGAAATGGATGGTGGAGAACGGCCGTGTTTACAAAGATGATGCTGCGAAGGCCATGAGATTCAACATTTTCAAGGAGAATGTGGATTATATCGAGTCGTTTAATGAAGCTGCTGCTCGCCCTTACAAGCTCGCTGTCAACAAATTTGCTGATTTGAGGAATGATGAATTTAAGGCGTCTAGAAATGGATACAGGATGGGATCCCTTCCTAAGTCGTCGTCGTCTAAGGTTTCGTCGTTTAGGTATGAAAATGTGAGTGCAGCTCCGGCTAGCATCGACTGGAGGAAGAAGGGCGCTGTTACTGCTGTTAAGGATCAAGGCCAATGTG GATGTTGCTGGGCATTTTCAGCAGTTGCAGCGACGGAAGGAATTAATCAGCTGACAACAGGCAAACTTGTTTCTTTATCTGAACAACAACTTGTGGATTGTGACACAACTCAAGATCAGGGCTGCAATGGTGGCCTTATGGATGATGCCTTTCAGTATATTATTAGCAACAAAGGCCTCACAACTGAATCCAACTACCCCTACCAAGGAGTTGATGGCACCTGCAACTCCAAGAAAGAATCATCTGACGCTGCCAAGATCACAGGGTACGAGGATGTCCCAGCCAACAGCGAATCCGCACTGCTTAAAGCAGTGGTGAATCAACCAGTATCTGTGGCCATTGATGCAAGTGGATCAGACTTCCAGTTCTACTCGAGTGGAGTATTCACTGGAGAGTGTGGGACCGAACTAGACCATGGCGTGACTGCAGTTGGGTATGGGGCTACCAGTGATGGAACCAAGTATTGGCTGGTGAAGAACTCGTGGGGAACAAGCTGGGGAGATGAGGGATATATCATGATGCAGAGGGATATTGGTGCAGCAGAAGGGATCTGTGGCATTGCCATGGAAGCTTCTTATCCAACTGCTTGA